The nucleotide window CAGCTCCGGTGGTCGTGGCAGAGGCCGGGGCAGAGGACGGGGGCGCGGCTCCGGCGAGCCTCGTCCGCCGCCGGACTCTCCCTGCCCGCGCTGTGGCAAGAAAGGCCACTGGGCCAGCGACTGTCGCAGCAAGAAGAAGGAGGAGCTGGCCCATCAGGCCCATGtggcccaggaggaggaggagcacacCCTGATGCTCGCCTTCGACATGGCCCATGAGGAGGCCGTTCCCCTTTCTCCACCGGCGCACTCCTctgctccaccgccgccgtccgcAGTGCTCCACCTCATCGAGCGGAAGGTCATCCCCAACCTTGACGATGAGGTGGACCGGGATCTGAAGCGATGGATCCTGGACAACGGAGCGTCCAATCACATGACGGGATCGGGCGCTACCTTCTCCGACCTCGACACCGCTGTCACGGGCTCGGTGCGATTCGGGGATGGCTCCATGGCACGGATCGAGGGTAGCGGGACAGTCCTGTTCTCCCTCAAGAATGGGGAACACTGCTCCCTCACCGGCGTCTACTACCTGCCTCGACTCACCGCCAACATCATCTCGGTCGGGCAGCTAGATGAGGGCGGATTCCAGGTGCTCGTGGAGCACGGCATCATGCGCATCCATGATGAGGAGCGGCGCCTGCTGGCCAAGATTCCTCACGGGGCCGGGCGACTGTATGTGCTCGATGTCACGCTGGCACGCCCAGTCTGCCTTGTGGCGCGCACTGACGATGAAGCCTGGCGGTGCACTCGCGCTTTGGGCATCTCCACTTCGCCGCCCTCTGCAAGATGGCGAGGGAGGAGCTCGTCCGTGGCCTGCCCCTGCTCACTCAGGTGGACCAAGTGTGCGAGGCCTGCCTCGCCGGCAAGCATCGGCATGCCCCGTTCCCTCAGCAGGCCCAGCGGCGCTCCACTAAGGCGCTCTAGCTGCTGCACGGCGACAtctgtgggccaatcacgccGGCTACACCAAGCGGCAACCGCTACTTCCTTCTCCTCGTCGACGACtactcccgctacatgtgggtgtgTCTTCTCCCCACCAAGGATGCTGCTGTAGAGGCCATCAAGCGAGTCTAGGCGGCGGCAAAGAGGAAGACCGGCAAGAAACTCCTGGCGCTGCGGACGGACCGGGGTGGCGAATTTGCTGCCACCTACTTCACCGAGTACTATGCCCACCTCAGCGTCCGGCGCGAGCTCATGGCGCCGTATACACCTcaacagaacggcgtcgtcgagtgCCGTAACCAGTCGGTCGTCGGCACCGCCCGGAGCATGCTGAAGGCGAAGGGACTACCTGGGgtgttctggggagaggcggtcaCCACCGCTGTGTACCTCCTCAACCGCTCCTCCTCCAAGAGCATCCAAGGGAAGACACCATACCAGCTGTGGACCGGCAGCGCCCCCAATGTGCAGCATCTCTGCACCTTCGGGTGCATCGCCCATGTCAAGGTAAACACGCCGCATCTCCACAAGCTTGATGATCGCAGTCGCAAGATGGTGTTCGTGGGCTACGAGCCTGGATCAAAGGCTTATAGAGTCTACGATCCGACAACCCGGCGCGTGCACATAAGCCGGGATGTGGTGTTCGACGAGGCAGCTCAGTGGACATGGCTCGCTGAGCACAACGGCGAGCCGAGGGACTTCACCGTGGAGGACCCAGCACCAGTGGAGGCGGACACAGTCAGCACCACCATGAGCACCATGCCGCTCACCACTCCGTCGACTACGACACACTCTGCTTCACCGACGTTGCCCACAACCCCGCCGTCGAACGAGTACATGGCAGGAACACCAGTATAGGACTCAGTGCCTACAACATCGAGCCCGGCCCCGTCACACGGGGTTGAATTTGCCTCTCCACTAGGCTCTTCCCTTAGTGAGCAGCTCGACAATGACCACGACGACGATGCCCCGCTCCGGTTTCGCCACGTCGACAACGTGATCGGCTCTGCACCAACACACGGCCTCGCCGCATGGGACCTAGAGGAGCGACTCCTACTCGCGAGCGACGTCGAGCCGACGACACTGGAAGAGGCACTGCGTCACAAGTGCTGGAGGCACGTGATGCTGGACAAGATGACGTCCATCGAGGCGAGCGGTACATGGGAGCTTGTCAAGCCGCCGCTGCGCATCAAGCCAATCGGCCTCAAGTGGGTCTACAAGACCAAGAAGAATGCGGTGGGCATCGTCACCAAGCACAAGGCATGGCTTGTAGCAAAGGGCTACATTCAGCGACAGGGGATCGACTTCAATGAAGTCTTTGCCCCTGTTGCCCGACTGGAGTCCGTGCGCTTGCTCCTAGCGCACACCGCCTGCAAGGGATGGGCAGTCCACCACATGGATGTCAAATCTACGTTCCTCAATGGCGTGATccaggaggaggtctacgtcgcGCAACCACCCAGGTTCGTCCTGCGTGGCCATGAACAGAAGATGCTCCGCCTCGTCAAAGCTCTGTACGGTCTACGCCAAGCTCCCCGCGCATGGTACTCCAAGTTGGACAAGTCCCTGCTCACGCTCAGCTTCAAGAGGAGCATGTCCGAGCATGCCGTCTACCTGCGAGGCTCTGGTGCGCGCCGGCTGGTGGTTGGGGTCTACGTCGACGACCTCATCATCACCGGCGGCCATCAGGACGACATCGACACCTTCAAGTAGGAGATGCAatccaccttccagatgagtgatctGGGGCTCCTGCGCTACTACCTCGGCCTAGAGGTGGCACAGACGGCGGAAGGCGTCACTGTGTGCCAGAGCACGTACGCGGCCAAGATTCTAGAAACGGCGGGCCTCACCGGGTGCAAGCCCACCTGCACTCCCATGGAGCCACACCTAAAGCTCAGTAAGCAAAGCACATCCCCTGCTGTTGATTCAACTCGTTATAGAAGCATTGTGGGATCCCTGCGTTACCTCGTGAATTCGAGGCCGGACTTGGCATACTCAGTGGGGTTTGTGAGTCATTTCATGGAGAATCCGACCACTGAGCACTTAGCAGCTGTCAAGCGGATCCTCAGATACATCTCTAGGACCCTTGATCATGGCTGTCACtaccagaggaggaagaaggagcagtCCCCACTGGTCGTCTATAGCGATAGTGACTTGGCAGGGGATGTGGACACTCGGAGGAGCACCACCGGTGTACTCTTCTTCCTCGACAACAACCTGATCACCTGGCAATCCCAGAAGCAGAAAGTGGTGGCCCTCTCATCATGCGAGGCTGAGTACATGGCTGGTACCACTGCTGCGTGCTAGGGAATTTGGTTGGCGCGGCTGATTGCAGAGCTCAGAGGCGAGGAGGCCGACGCCGCAAATCTGAAGATCGACAACCAGTCCGCCATCGCCCTCAGTCGCAACCCTGTCTTCCATGACcatagcaaacacatcgacgccAGGTACCATTTCATTTGGGAGTGCGTCGAGGATGGCAGGGTGAAGATCGAGTTCATCGGGACAGAGGAGCAGCTGGCGGACATCGCAACCAAAGCTCTGACATGGGAACACTTCTGCGAGTTGCGCTCTCGCATCGAAGTTCAAAGTGTACAACATCGACACTAGGCTTAGGAGGAGATTTGTTAGATAAGCCTAGCATCTAGATTTATCTTTTGCATGTTTTCTTTCAGTTTCAGCACACGCACGAGCACCGGGTTGTGGCTGCCGTGCGAATAGGAAGTAGTGGCCGAGAGCTCGCCATGAACACTGGCATGCAGCCATGGCCGGCATTCGCGGAGTGTGGGGATGGATGCGCAAGTCCCGCGTCGTGTGCACCATGGCTGTCATGCCTTGCATCGTTATTATTCATTCATAAAATAGCAAAGAAGAACACCCAGAAAAGCTGCGCTTTTAGGCAGCACAAATATTCAGTGTCTAGTGTCTCGCGTGCGTTCACAGGTGTTCATCGCGTTCGAGCTCACCGTTTGTTCGCTGAGTCCTCGCCGCTGGCATTCGCCGCGGTCTAGAACTGACAACCACAAGGTCCCGGGACAGCATCCATGGACCCTCCTCAAGCACCCTCCTCTTCCCCGAAGCATGTGAAAAGGTGAAAAAGAAGTGATTGTTGCCAAGATCCTTACATTCCACACTGCCTCAGGGGCACCAGACTCTCCCTAGAGCCGACTCCAGAGCTTCAGCCCTAATCTCCCTCTCCGCCAACACCTTCCCAACCGCCTGGAGATCAATCGATCTCCTTCCCAAGCcgaccactactacaaaaaaatgTTTGTAGAACCAGGACAATTtttatgtaggggcggctggtgatggagccagatgcccaagagggggggtgaattgggctaattttaaatttctttgcaataattaaactctacggttagcccaattaaccccttgcgtctagaaaatgtttctattgatctaatacACAAAAggttagcaccctaagttccaatcctactctagcatggcaattctaggaatgtaaaagacaagaattgaattgctcaaagtaaatgctcaaagtaaagagagaatgaggaacgcgacgatgttttgccgaggtatcagagagtcgccactccccactagtcctcgttggagcacccgcgcaagggtgtagcccccCTTGATCcgtacaaggatcaagtgctctctacgagttgattcttcgacactccgtcgcggtgaatcacccacaaccgctcacaacttgagttgggtcatccacaagcaccgccggatgatcaccaagctcacaACTTGATGCCACtattgttgagcttctttagcatcttggtggttttcttcaccatgagagcaagacttgcatcatcaagttcatcatcacttgagctctcatactcaagtcttactttacccttctcttggcgagctttgaatgctaagtccttatctttcttcttggtagaggatgagccatcttgtggcgtgatgtgcatatacatctcatgagcattgatctttctcaagatttgtgttggtgtagcggcggaaagatcaccttgatggagcacaatcacaatatgcccatatttgtcaatggggaggacactcaatatctttcttacaacatcagatggttgcatttgagtaagtccaagcccattgatttcctctacaagaacattcaaacatgaatacatttcattagcacattctttaggaagcatttcaaaagagttgagctttttcataacaagatgatagtgttcctcacgctcactctttgttccctcatggagcgcacaaacatccgaccatagtgcatgggcgtctttgtggttcctcacctggttgaacacatctttacaaaggcctctaaatatggtgtttctagcctttgtattccatttttcataattcaatcAAAGCTACAGGCTCCTCGTAGTAACTATAATCTGAAGGATGATATGGATGTATTTTCTCCACTTGTTGATGTCCAGCCTTTCACACCATCTAGTGGCAACTGGTGGGATGAGCATGGAAGTGATGATACAAAAAAAGATGATAAACAAGGAGAAAAGAAATTTTCAGCAACCCGGAAGTATTCGTATATGGAAGGCAATGATGAGCCACATCCGATTGCAGATTGGCGGTCTACTGCAAATTCAAGACAGGTTCTTCATGAAAAACTTATACGCTTATGTTTGAGGGGCACATGTCTCATCGTGAAAGGATAAACCATATAGCTTTTTTTTTCCTGATGTTATACATGTTTGCATTGTACAGGATAGCATCTCATCTGTGACTACTACATCCATGCCATCATGGAAGAGTGAACTATCTGTATCTTCACCAGAGATAGCAACTGGAAATGCATTACCAGACAGGCTAACTCAACGTCAACAGATCTCACGCTTTGGGTCTTCAGTCTTTCCAACTGGTGGCTTGGCATTTACAGCCTTACAAGATTCAGCTTCAGCACCCAGTCACTCACTGAAGGGTTCTCTTACAAGTAACATTTTAATGAATCTACAAAACAAGGGCATCTTGAGCAATGCACACTCTTCCCTGGACGCATCCTCTCCTAATCTTCAGAGTTCACTTCCCTCATCATATGTTTCAAAAACTATGCCATCTGTGATTCCTGATCAACCAGGAGCAGCACAATCCACTTCTATGTGGAGACCCACAACATATACTGATAGAATGAGCTCATCATCTGTTTTTAGTGATGGATTAGCTTCAgcatttggttcaccaaaatcaAAGAAGACAGGAGCAGAAAGAAAAGATGAGATGCTCAGTAGCATTTTGTCAAGACAAGAAGCAG belongs to Miscanthus floridulus cultivar M001 chromosome 4, ASM1932011v1, whole genome shotgun sequence and includes:
- the LOC136548533 gene encoding uncharacterized mitochondrial protein AtMg00810-like gives rise to the protein MQSTFQMSDLGLLRYYLGLEVAQTAEGVTVCQSTYAAKILETAGLTGCKPTCTPMEPHLKLSKQSTSPAVDSTRYRSIVGSLRYLVNSRPDLAYSVGFVSHFMENPTTEHLAAVKRILRYISRTLDHGCHYQRRKKEQSPLVVYSDSDLAGDVDTRRSTTGVLFFLDNNLITWQSQKQKVVALSSCEAEYMAELRGEEADAANLKIDNQSAIALSRNPVFHDHSKHIDARYHFIWECVEDGRVKIEFIGTEEQLADIATKALTWEHFCELRSRIEVQSVQHRH
- the LOC136551527 gene encoding protein NEDD1-like, with translation MDVFSPLVDVQPFTPSSGNWWDEHGSDDTKKDDKQGEKKFSATRKYSYMEGNDEPHPIADWRSTANSRQDSISSVTTTSMPSWKSELSVSSPEIATGNALPDRLTQRQQISRFGSSVFPTGGLAFTALQDSASAPSHSLKGSLTSNILMNLQNKGILSNAHSSLDASSPNLQSSLPSSYVSKTMPSVIPDQPGAAQSTSMWRPTTYTDRMSSSSVFSDGLASAFGSPKSKKTGAERKDEMLSSILSRQEAAAASSSAIPLPSNGVVPPQLANTGSSSDQHGTSSFSLQYVQRMLEESLGSVQKSIHEDVRNLHIELLRQFHMQEMEMSGVLNLVMEKVEGLTKEVQQLRRENQQLRQQLL